A portion of the Drosophila sechellia strain sech25 chromosome 2R, ASM438219v1, whole genome shotgun sequence genome contains these proteins:
- the LOC6608711 gene encoding guanine nucleotide-binding protein subunit beta-like protein 1, with protein MAVLPPDPVFSLRSPDMGAVNSLCFQESDRLLAGTIKGSVFLWDLQTNRSALHFEVGSDPITSLHHTPDRLVTQEKGGTITMFSIGGSSYVKERSIPGNHLGFCRSALHTNTSKTNEQLLFYPCEESSIGVLHVTDAAAPTQILVPDDPQLPKLGSVTCFKPFECASQLFLLAGYESGHFLTWDISSSVILDVLELAQDATSVDYDPVTNRGIVGGPTDQLISFSYQRSSMQLQRGSVLCIKNPGVNGVRIRPDQKVFASAGWDGRIRIFSWKSLRPLAVLTQHKNGGVMDLAFSSQQVAMWRAPIMAAAGMDGQISLWDLYN; from the exons ATGGCTGTGTTACCACCAGATCCTGTATTCAGCCTGCGCTCCCCCGACATGGGAGCCGTCAACTCTCTGTGTTTCCAGGAGAGCGACCGATTGCTGGCGGGAACCATCAAAGGCAGTGTTTTCCTCTGGGATTTGCAA ACCAACCGCTCCGCTCTGCACTTTGAGGTGGGCTCCGATCCCATAACCAGCCTGCACCACACCCCGGATCGCCTGGTGACCCAGGAGAAGGGCGGCACCATCACCATGTTCTCCATTGGCGGTAGTAGCTACGTTAAGGAGCGCAGTATTCCCGGCAACCACCTAGGCTTTTGCCGATCCGCCTTGCACACAAACACCAGCAAGACAAACGAGCAGCTGCTCTTCTATCCCTGCGAGGAATCATCCATCGGAGTGCTTCACGTTACGGATGCAGCGGCCCCCACGCAAATACTGGTCCCAGATGATCCCCAGCTGCCCAAACTGGGCAGCGTCACCTGCTTCAAGCCCTTCGAGTGCGCCTCGCAACTGTTCCTGCTTGCTGGCTACGAATCGGGACACTTTCTCACCTGGGACATTAGCTCGAGCGTTATTTTGGATGTGCTGGAATTGGCCCAAGATGCCACGTCTGTGGACTACGACCCTGTTACGAATCGTGGCATTGTAGGTGGTCCAA CCGACCAGCTGATTAGTTTCAGTTATCAGCGCTCATCGATGCAATTGCAGCGCGGTTCGGTGCTGTGCATCAAGAATCCCGGGGTGAATGGCGTTCGCATTCGCCCCGATCAGAAGGTATTCGCCAGTGCCGGCTGGGACGGTCGCATTCGAATCTTCTCGTGGAAAAGCCTGCGACCGCTGGCCGTGCTTACGCAGCACAAGAATGGCGGCGTAATGGACTTGGCCTTCTCCAGCCAACAGGTGGCCATGTGGCGGGCTCCCATCATGGCAGCGGCTGGCATGGACGGCCAGATATCGTTGTGGGACCTATACAACTGA
- the LOC6608712 gene encoding sine oculis-binding protein homolog isoform X1 — protein sequence MSFLDVRCFGKSIARKLKRACESRKANFSPESYIPHPVEMSAKTSPSSTSRDANVGSSSAIPVQIKKELPSDEIKEFAHNTMNELLGWYGFEGVDVDRLDLSAKTSRLLQSAAAAAVANQQSHQLHQLEPHSNLERKRASLLRSSSRSSLAAAYHNNNNNNGSSNKNNGGVGGVGGGSGRKSGLMNCSSTTTTPSDHDTRSSREEDSKSPHSIGKPAGAAHMDEKIDFSNCCWCHRPIAENAPDYLTSCDGPRYCSESCFAQSRRASFKKAKTCDWCKHVRHAVSYVDFQDGASQLQFCSEKCLNQYKMQIFCHETQAHLDMHPHLRDQAMDAGSEAGLITPDLWLRNCRSRSASPASTLSVSPGPPPAPAVSRCPDSPPSHHPSKPLISVAPVSKLLAQKSPGPGPGVPPPPPPPVQRHLAGKLGRRKRRGISSSSGLETVASLLQKQQQNHQQQQAPQQHQAPPTLTADFGGSSVPLPPLSPMPSMQEAPQQQQAPQVPPTQVPPRGPTAIPASYFATPSNGVSMGHPFAGRPPPPPHHFMHPPPHGMMPRGFGPHFGPPLPPQMPELGSLLGTVPPVTVMVPYPIIIPLPIPIPVPLPVIDFYKAHLTPEERKCFDEQRAAPSRAENAEEQDQPQPLDCSKSRSELEEEKPDVEQQSESRQELDNDQEEDEKESIPKTNPDGDTNAASPSISQESSPSPQQTHCIVRDSTQSEPEADNQKLPKLKITRLQTKRTLIQTKEAAAECSRPLRKRKRIIDCDFQKMGLKEPEGTNDGEQSNGSSNKEADADPEAECNMSGSHSNSGSAKAKK from the exons GAATTCGCGCACAACACCATGAACGAGCTGCTCGGCTGGTATGGATTCGAGGGTGTGGACGTGGATCGTCTCGACCTGAGCGCCAAAACGTCGCGCCTGCTGCAAAGTGCCGCCGCCGCAGCGGTGGCCAATCAGCAGAGCCACCAGCTTCACCAGTTGGAGCCGCATTCGAATCTGGAGCGGAAGCGGGCAAGTCTGCTgcgcagcagcagtcgcagtTCCTTGGCAGCGGCctaccacaacaacaacaacaacaacggcagcagcaacaagaacaacggAGGAGTCGGCGGCGTAGGCGGTGGGAGTGGCCGGAAGAGCGGGTTGATGaactgcagcagcaccaccaccacgccATCGGACCACGACACGCGAAGCTCACGGGAGGAGGACTCCAAGAGTCCGCACTCCATCGGCAAGCCAGCGGGAGCGGCGCACATGGATGAGAAAATAG ACTTCAGCAATTGCTGCTGGTGCCATCGACCGATTGCGGAGAACGCGCCGGACTACCTGACCAGCTGCGACGGACCGCGCTACTGCTCCGAATCCTGCTTCGCCCAGAGCCGGAGGGCATCCTTCAAGAAGGCCAAGACCTGCGACTGGTGCAAGCATGTGCGCCACGCGGTTAGCTACGTGGACTTTCAGGACGGCGCCTCCCAGCTACAGTTCTGCTCGGAGAAGTGCCTCAACCAGTACAAGATGCAGATCTTCTGCCACGAAACCCAGGCGCACCTGGACATGCATCCGCACCTGCGGGATCAGGCCATGGATGCGGGCAGCGAGGCTGGGCTGATAACGCCGGATCTGTGGCTTCGCAACTGCAGAAGTCGCTCGGCCTCGCCCGCCTCCACGCTCTCGGTGTCTCCGGGTCCGCCGCCTGCTCCGGCTGTCAGTCGCTGTCCGGACTCTCCGCCTAGTCATCATCCCAGCAAGCCTTTGATCTCAGTGGCACCCGTCTCGAAGTTGCTGGCCCAGAAGAGTCCGGGTCCCGGACCCGGagttcctcctcctccgccaccgCCTGTCCAGCGGCATTTGGCTGGAAAGTTGGGTCGCCGCAAGCGCCGAGGTATCTCCTCTTCCTCGGGCTTGGAAACTGTGGCCAGTCTGctgcagaagcagcagcagaaccaccagcagcaacaggcacCGCAGCAACATCAGGCACCTCCCACGCTAACGGCTGACTTTGGTGGATCCAGCGTACCACTGCCTCCGCTCTCGCCCATGCCCAGCATGCAGGAGGcaccacaacagcagcaggctcCTCAGGTGCCACCAACACAAGTCCCGCCACGGGGACCAACAGCCATCCCGGCCAGCTACTTCGCCACTCCCTCGAATGGTGTGTCCATGGGACACCCGTTTGCGGGGCGCCCACCGCCGCCCCCGCATCACTTTATGCATCCACCTCCGCATGGCATGATGCCACGTGGATTTGGTCCGCACTTCGGGCCACCGCTTCCGCCTCAAATGCCTGAGCTAGGGTCTCTGTTGGGGACCGTGCCGCCGGTGACCGTGATGGTGCCCTATCCCATCATCATTCCCCtgcccatacccatacccgtTCCTCTGCCAGTGATAGATTTCTACAAGGCACACTTAACTCCCGAGGAGAGGAAGTGTTTCGATGAGCAGCGAGCTGCTCCAAGCAGGGCGGAAAACGCAGAAGAACAGGATCAACCGCAGCCGCTGGACTGCAGCAAGAGCAGAAGTgagctggaggaggagaaACCAGATGTGGAGCAACAAAGTGAGTCTCGCCAGGAGCTGGACAACGATCAGGAAGAGGATGAAAAGGAATCCATACCAAAGACAAATCCAGATGGGGACACCAACGCGGCTTCGCCATCAATTTCACAGGAATCATCGCCTTCCCCGCAACAGACGCACTGCATCGTTAGGGATTCTACGCAATCCGAGCCCGAGGCGGACAACCAGAAGCTGCCCAAGCTGAAGATCACACGGCTGCAGACCAAACGGACACTCATTCAAACCAAAGAGGCGGCGGCCGAGTGTAGTCGACCGCTGCGCAAGCGCAAGAGGATCATCGACTGCGATTTCCAGAAAATGGGTCTTAAGGAACCGGAAGGCACCAACGATGGCGAACAGAGCAACGGCAGCAGTAACAAGGAGGCGGATGCGGATCCGGAAGCAGAGTGCAATATGAGCGGCAGCCACAGCAACAGTGGTAGTGCTAAAGCTAAAAAGTAG
- the LOC6608712 gene encoding sine oculis-binding protein homolog isoform X3, producing the protein MSAKTSPSSTSRDANVGSSSAIPVQIKKELPSDEIKEFAHNTMNELLGWYGFEGVDVDRLDLSAKTSRLLQSAAAAAVANQQSHQLHQLEPHSNLERKRASLLRSSSRSSLAAAYHNNNNNNGSSNKNNGGVGGVGGGSGRKSGLMNCSSTTTTPSDHDTRSSREEDSKSPHSIGKPAGAAHMDEKIDFSNCCWCHRPIAENAPDYLTSCDGPRYCSESCFAQSRRASFKKAKTCDWCKHVRHAVSYVDFQDGASQLQFCSEKCLNQYKMQIFCHETQAHLDMHPHLRDQAMDAGSEAGLITPDLWLRNCRSRSASPASTLSVSPGPPPAPAVSRCPDSPPSHHPSKPLISVAPVSKLLAQKSPGPGPGVPPPPPPPVQRHLAGKLGRRKRRGISSSSGLETVASLLQKQQQNHQQQQAPQQHQAPPTLTADFGGSSVPLPPLSPMPSMQEAPQQQQAPQVPPTQVPPRGPTAIPASYFATPSNGVSMGHPFAGRPPPPPHHFMHPPPHGMMPRGFGPHFGPPLPPQMPELGSLLGTVPPVTVMVPYPIIIPLPIPIPVPLPVIDFYKAHLTPEERKCFDEQRAAPSRAENAEEQDQPQPLDCSKSRSELEEEKPDVEQQSESRQELDNDQEEDEKESIPKTNPDGDTNAASPSISQESSPSPQQTHCIVRDSTQSEPEADNQKLPKLKITRLQTKRTLIQTKEAAAECSRPLRKRKRIIDCDFQKMGLKEPEGTNDGEQSNGSSNKEADADPEAECNMSGSHSNSGSAKAKK; encoded by the exons GAATTCGCGCACAACACCATGAACGAGCTGCTCGGCTGGTATGGATTCGAGGGTGTGGACGTGGATCGTCTCGACCTGAGCGCCAAAACGTCGCGCCTGCTGCAAAGTGCCGCCGCCGCAGCGGTGGCCAATCAGCAGAGCCACCAGCTTCACCAGTTGGAGCCGCATTCGAATCTGGAGCGGAAGCGGGCAAGTCTGCTgcgcagcagcagtcgcagtTCCTTGGCAGCGGCctaccacaacaacaacaacaacaacggcagcagcaacaagaacaacggAGGAGTCGGCGGCGTAGGCGGTGGGAGTGGCCGGAAGAGCGGGTTGATGaactgcagcagcaccaccaccacgccATCGGACCACGACACGCGAAGCTCACGGGAGGAGGACTCCAAGAGTCCGCACTCCATCGGCAAGCCAGCGGGAGCGGCGCACATGGATGAGAAAATAG ACTTCAGCAATTGCTGCTGGTGCCATCGACCGATTGCGGAGAACGCGCCGGACTACCTGACCAGCTGCGACGGACCGCGCTACTGCTCCGAATCCTGCTTCGCCCAGAGCCGGAGGGCATCCTTCAAGAAGGCCAAGACCTGCGACTGGTGCAAGCATGTGCGCCACGCGGTTAGCTACGTGGACTTTCAGGACGGCGCCTCCCAGCTACAGTTCTGCTCGGAGAAGTGCCTCAACCAGTACAAGATGCAGATCTTCTGCCACGAAACCCAGGCGCACCTGGACATGCATCCGCACCTGCGGGATCAGGCCATGGATGCGGGCAGCGAGGCTGGGCTGATAACGCCGGATCTGTGGCTTCGCAACTGCAGAAGTCGCTCGGCCTCGCCCGCCTCCACGCTCTCGGTGTCTCCGGGTCCGCCGCCTGCTCCGGCTGTCAGTCGCTGTCCGGACTCTCCGCCTAGTCATCATCCCAGCAAGCCTTTGATCTCAGTGGCACCCGTCTCGAAGTTGCTGGCCCAGAAGAGTCCGGGTCCCGGACCCGGagttcctcctcctccgccaccgCCTGTCCAGCGGCATTTGGCTGGAAAGTTGGGTCGCCGCAAGCGCCGAGGTATCTCCTCTTCCTCGGGCTTGGAAACTGTGGCCAGTCTGctgcagaagcagcagcagaaccaccagcagcaacaggcacCGCAGCAACATCAGGCACCTCCCACGCTAACGGCTGACTTTGGTGGATCCAGCGTACCACTGCCTCCGCTCTCGCCCATGCCCAGCATGCAGGAGGcaccacaacagcagcaggctcCTCAGGTGCCACCAACACAAGTCCCGCCACGGGGACCAACAGCCATCCCGGCCAGCTACTTCGCCACTCCCTCGAATGGTGTGTCCATGGGACACCCGTTTGCGGGGCGCCCACCGCCGCCCCCGCATCACTTTATGCATCCACCTCCGCATGGCATGATGCCACGTGGATTTGGTCCGCACTTCGGGCCACCGCTTCCGCCTCAAATGCCTGAGCTAGGGTCTCTGTTGGGGACCGTGCCGCCGGTGACCGTGATGGTGCCCTATCCCATCATCATTCCCCtgcccatacccatacccgtTCCTCTGCCAGTGATAGATTTCTACAAGGCACACTTAACTCCCGAGGAGAGGAAGTGTTTCGATGAGCAGCGAGCTGCTCCAAGCAGGGCGGAAAACGCAGAAGAACAGGATCAACCGCAGCCGCTGGACTGCAGCAAGAGCAGAAGTgagctggaggaggagaaACCAGATGTGGAGCAACAAAGTGAGTCTCGCCAGGAGCTGGACAACGATCAGGAAGAGGATGAAAAGGAATCCATACCAAAGACAAATCCAGATGGGGACACCAACGCGGCTTCGCCATCAATTTCACAGGAATCATCGCCTTCCCCGCAACAGACGCACTGCATCGTTAGGGATTCTACGCAATCCGAGCCCGAGGCGGACAACCAGAAGCTGCCCAAGCTGAAGATCACACGGCTGCAGACCAAACGGACACTCATTCAAACCAAAGAGGCGGCGGCCGAGTGTAGTCGACCGCTGCGCAAGCGCAAGAGGATCATCGACTGCGATTTCCAGAAAATGGGTCTTAAGGAACCGGAAGGCACCAACGATGGCGAACAGAGCAACGGCAGCAGTAACAAGGAGGCGGATGCGGATCCGGAAGCAGAGTGCAATATGAGCGGCAGCCACAGCAACAGTGGTAGTGCTAAAGCTAAAAAGTAG
- the LOC6608712 gene encoding sine oculis-binding protein homolog isoform X2 codes for MDANRPAKRRAQGNIRKRTMNRFSPESYIPHPVEMSAKTSPSSTSRDANVGSSSAIPVQIKKELPSDEIKEFAHNTMNELLGWYGFEGVDVDRLDLSAKTSRLLQSAAAAAVANQQSHQLHQLEPHSNLERKRASLLRSSSRSSLAAAYHNNNNNNGSSNKNNGGVGGVGGGSGRKSGLMNCSSTTTTPSDHDTRSSREEDSKSPHSIGKPAGAAHMDEKIDFSNCCWCHRPIAENAPDYLTSCDGPRYCSESCFAQSRRASFKKAKTCDWCKHVRHAVSYVDFQDGASQLQFCSEKCLNQYKMQIFCHETQAHLDMHPHLRDQAMDAGSEAGLITPDLWLRNCRSRSASPASTLSVSPGPPPAPAVSRCPDSPPSHHPSKPLISVAPVSKLLAQKSPGPGPGVPPPPPPPVQRHLAGKLGRRKRRGISSSSGLETVASLLQKQQQNHQQQQAPQQHQAPPTLTADFGGSSVPLPPLSPMPSMQEAPQQQQAPQVPPTQVPPRGPTAIPASYFATPSNGVSMGHPFAGRPPPPPHHFMHPPPHGMMPRGFGPHFGPPLPPQMPELGSLLGTVPPVTVMVPYPIIIPLPIPIPVPLPVIDFYKAHLTPEERKCFDEQRAAPSRAENAEEQDQPQPLDCSKSRSELEEEKPDVEQQSESRQELDNDQEEDEKESIPKTNPDGDTNAASPSISQESSPSPQQTHCIVRDSTQSEPEADNQKLPKLKITRLQTKRTLIQTKEAAAECSRPLRKRKRIIDCDFQKMGLKEPEGTNDGEQSNGSSNKEADADPEAECNMSGSHSNSGSAKAKK; via the exons GAATTCGCGCACAACACCATGAACGAGCTGCTCGGCTGGTATGGATTCGAGGGTGTGGACGTGGATCGTCTCGACCTGAGCGCCAAAACGTCGCGCCTGCTGCAAAGTGCCGCCGCCGCAGCGGTGGCCAATCAGCAGAGCCACCAGCTTCACCAGTTGGAGCCGCATTCGAATCTGGAGCGGAAGCGGGCAAGTCTGCTgcgcagcagcagtcgcagtTCCTTGGCAGCGGCctaccacaacaacaacaacaacaacggcagcagcaacaagaacaacggAGGAGTCGGCGGCGTAGGCGGTGGGAGTGGCCGGAAGAGCGGGTTGATGaactgcagcagcaccaccaccacgccATCGGACCACGACACGCGAAGCTCACGGGAGGAGGACTCCAAGAGTCCGCACTCCATCGGCAAGCCAGCGGGAGCGGCGCACATGGATGAGAAAATAG ACTTCAGCAATTGCTGCTGGTGCCATCGACCGATTGCGGAGAACGCGCCGGACTACCTGACCAGCTGCGACGGACCGCGCTACTGCTCCGAATCCTGCTTCGCCCAGAGCCGGAGGGCATCCTTCAAGAAGGCCAAGACCTGCGACTGGTGCAAGCATGTGCGCCACGCGGTTAGCTACGTGGACTTTCAGGACGGCGCCTCCCAGCTACAGTTCTGCTCGGAGAAGTGCCTCAACCAGTACAAGATGCAGATCTTCTGCCACGAAACCCAGGCGCACCTGGACATGCATCCGCACCTGCGGGATCAGGCCATGGATGCGGGCAGCGAGGCTGGGCTGATAACGCCGGATCTGTGGCTTCGCAACTGCAGAAGTCGCTCGGCCTCGCCCGCCTCCACGCTCTCGGTGTCTCCGGGTCCGCCGCCTGCTCCGGCTGTCAGTCGCTGTCCGGACTCTCCGCCTAGTCATCATCCCAGCAAGCCTTTGATCTCAGTGGCACCCGTCTCGAAGTTGCTGGCCCAGAAGAGTCCGGGTCCCGGACCCGGagttcctcctcctccgccaccgCCTGTCCAGCGGCATTTGGCTGGAAAGTTGGGTCGCCGCAAGCGCCGAGGTATCTCCTCTTCCTCGGGCTTGGAAACTGTGGCCAGTCTGctgcagaagcagcagcagaaccaccagcagcaacaggcacCGCAGCAACATCAGGCACCTCCCACGCTAACGGCTGACTTTGGTGGATCCAGCGTACCACTGCCTCCGCTCTCGCCCATGCCCAGCATGCAGGAGGcaccacaacagcagcaggctcCTCAGGTGCCACCAACACAAGTCCCGCCACGGGGACCAACAGCCATCCCGGCCAGCTACTTCGCCACTCCCTCGAATGGTGTGTCCATGGGACACCCGTTTGCGGGGCGCCCACCGCCGCCCCCGCATCACTTTATGCATCCACCTCCGCATGGCATGATGCCACGTGGATTTGGTCCGCACTTCGGGCCACCGCTTCCGCCTCAAATGCCTGAGCTAGGGTCTCTGTTGGGGACCGTGCCGCCGGTGACCGTGATGGTGCCCTATCCCATCATCATTCCCCtgcccatacccatacccgtTCCTCTGCCAGTGATAGATTTCTACAAGGCACACTTAACTCCCGAGGAGAGGAAGTGTTTCGATGAGCAGCGAGCTGCTCCAAGCAGGGCGGAAAACGCAGAAGAACAGGATCAACCGCAGCCGCTGGACTGCAGCAAGAGCAGAAGTgagctggaggaggagaaACCAGATGTGGAGCAACAAAGTGAGTCTCGCCAGGAGCTGGACAACGATCAGGAAGAGGATGAAAAGGAATCCATACCAAAGACAAATCCAGATGGGGACACCAACGCGGCTTCGCCATCAATTTCACAGGAATCATCGCCTTCCCCGCAACAGACGCACTGCATCGTTAGGGATTCTACGCAATCCGAGCCCGAGGCGGACAACCAGAAGCTGCCCAAGCTGAAGATCACACGGCTGCAGACCAAACGGACACTCATTCAAACCAAAGAGGCGGCGGCCGAGTGTAGTCGACCGCTGCGCAAGCGCAAGAGGATCATCGACTGCGATTTCCAGAAAATGGGTCTTAAGGAACCGGAAGGCACCAACGATGGCGAACAGAGCAACGGCAGCAGTAACAAGGAGGCGGATGCGGATCCGGAAGCAGAGTGCAATATGAGCGGCAGCCACAGCAACAGTGGTAGTGCTAAAGCTAAAAAGTAG